In one Microbulbifer pacificus genomic region, the following are encoded:
- a CDS encoding DNA-3-methyladenine glycosylase 2: MKPDPDICHSARLARDKRFDGRFYTAVKTTGIFCRPICPARPPLERNVEYFGTAAEAAAAGYRPCLRCRPDAAPGSPAWGLVSTTVQRALNLMRREREAQSIEQLAERLGITSRYLRKLFAEHIGLSPLQVWQTERALFAFSLLRDTNLPIGDIAYAAGFNSLRRFNGVFKDIYQRTPSEVRRENSTADAKSGNSSVAPVQITLSYRPPFDWPALLEFFAARALPGVEQVVAGENPQQGMYQRSFELLGQRGVLRVAHEPEKGRLRVSVYGEGCGAVLYPLREKLRRLFDLDADSEAIRSHLQPDPLLQNVLQRNPGVRLPGAWDPFEYTLRAILGQQISVAAATTIAGRVASRYGESFAGPGGESLLLFPTAEQLRGADFSDIGVTRTRANTLRHFVAATLNGEIDFDAPDLDSFCAQMTALPGIGDWTAHYTAMRGLSMPDAFPASDLGILIALGDEQQKATPKQALARAESWRPWRAYAALLLWQSLKLHSPKGGKK, encoded by the coding sequence GTGAAACCAGACCCGGATATCTGCCACAGTGCCCGACTTGCCCGAGACAAACGTTTCGACGGACGTTTCTATACCGCGGTGAAGACCACGGGTATCTTCTGTCGGCCCATCTGCCCCGCCCGCCCGCCGCTGGAACGCAATGTAGAGTACTTCGGCACCGCCGCAGAAGCCGCTGCAGCCGGCTATCGACCCTGTCTGCGTTGCCGCCCCGACGCCGCACCCGGGAGTCCCGCCTGGGGACTTGTTTCCACCACCGTCCAGCGTGCCCTGAACCTGATGCGTAGGGAGCGCGAGGCCCAGTCGATTGAACAACTCGCCGAGCGGCTCGGTATCACCAGCCGCTATCTGCGCAAACTGTTCGCAGAGCATATCGGCCTCAGCCCGCTGCAGGTCTGGCAGACCGAGCGCGCGCTGTTTGCCTTCAGCCTGTTGCGGGACACAAATCTTCCCATTGGTGATATCGCGTATGCTGCGGGCTTCAACAGCCTGCGTCGTTTCAATGGCGTCTTCAAAGACATCTACCAGCGCACGCCGTCGGAAGTTCGCCGGGAGAACTCGACCGCGGACGCCAAATCCGGGAATTCCAGTGTTGCTCCCGTGCAGATCACCCTGAGTTACCGACCGCCGTTTGACTGGCCCGCCCTGCTGGAATTTTTTGCCGCGCGCGCATTGCCCGGCGTAGAGCAGGTGGTTGCGGGAGAGAATCCGCAGCAGGGGATGTATCAGCGCAGTTTTGAACTGCTCGGCCAACGGGGTGTATTGCGGGTGGCCCACGAGCCGGAGAAAGGTCGGTTGCGGGTGAGCGTCTATGGCGAAGGCTGTGGCGCGGTGCTGTATCCGCTGCGGGAAAAGCTGCGACGGCTGTTTGACCTGGATGCGGACAGCGAGGCAATCCGCAGTCACCTGCAGCCAGACCCCTTGCTACAGAACGTACTGCAACGAAACCCCGGCGTGCGTCTGCCCGGTGCCTGGGACCCGTTTGAATACACTTTGCGCGCGATTCTTGGTCAGCAGATTTCCGTGGCGGCAGCCACCACCATCGCCGGGCGCGTGGCAAGTCGCTATGGCGAATCGTTCGCCGGACCGGGTGGTGAAAGCCTGCTGCTGTTCCCCACTGCGGAGCAGCTGCGCGGGGCGGACTTCTCCGATATCGGCGTGACTCGCACCCGCGCCAATACGCTCCGGCATTTCGTTGCCGCGACATTGAACGGGGAAATCGACTTCGATGCACCGGACCTGGACAGCTTCTGCGCGCAGATGACGGCTTTGCCCGGCATCGGCGACTGGACGGCCCATTACACCGCGATGCGTGGTCTCTCCATGCCGGATGCCTTTCCCGCATCCGACCTGGGCATTCTGATTGCGCTCGGAGACGAGCAGCAGAAAGCGACCCCGAAGCAGGCCCTCGCCCGTGCCGAATCCTGGCGCCCTTGGCGGGCCTATGCGGCGCTGCTGCTGTGGCAATCCCTCAAGTTGCATTCTCCGAAGGGAGGTAAAAAATGA
- a CDS encoding methylated-DNA--[protein]-cysteine S-methyltransferase, giving the protein MISYEIYPSAFGELGIAASETGLVGIDLQTGKRPLPVRREWRRGATAFTDQAAAQLQAYFSGALKAFDLPLAATGTPFQQSVWRALCAIPYGETRNYRQLAEAIGNPKAVRAVARANGANPLSVVVPCHRVIGSDGTLTGYAGGLEMKARLLVLEGALIG; this is encoded by the coding sequence ATGATCAGTTACGAAATCTACCCCAGCGCCTTCGGTGAGTTAGGCATTGCCGCCAGCGAAACCGGGTTGGTGGGTATCGACCTGCAAACGGGTAAGCGCCCACTTCCGGTCAGGAGGGAGTGGCGGCGGGGGGCGACGGCATTTACCGATCAGGCGGCGGCGCAGCTGCAGGCCTATTTCAGCGGTGCGCTCAAGGCGTTTGATCTCCCTCTGGCGGCCACCGGCACTCCCTTTCAGCAGTCTGTATGGCGGGCGCTCTGCGCCATTCCCTACGGTGAGACCCGCAACTACCGGCAATTGGCGGAGGCCATCGGCAATCCCAAGGCGGTGCGGGCGGTGGCGCGGGCCAACGGAGCCAACCCGCTGTCTGTGGTGGTTCCCTGCCACCGGGTGATCGGCTCCGACGGAACTCTCACAGGTTATGCGGGTGGGCTGGAGATGAAGGCGCGTCTGCTGGTGCTTGAAGGGGCCTTGATCGGTTGA
- a CDS encoding gamma carbonic anhydrase family protein, translating to MLYRLGDKQPRLEGEGHYIAPGARVIGNVLMESHSSVWFNAVIRGDNDLITIGERANIQDGSVLHTDPGVPLTVGAGVTVGHKVTLHGCQIGEYSLIGMNSVVLNGARIGRCCIIGANALVTENADIPDFSLVLGSPGKVVKTLDESMFELLKASSEIYVANGARFADELVPVDAVNGNESND from the coding sequence ATGTTGTATCGATTGGGCGATAAACAGCCAAGGCTTGAGGGCGAGGGGCACTATATTGCGCCGGGTGCCCGGGTTATCGGCAATGTGCTGATGGAGTCCCACAGTTCGGTGTGGTTCAACGCGGTGATCCGCGGGGATAATGATCTGATCACGATCGGCGAGCGGGCGAATATCCAGGATGGCTCGGTGCTGCACACGGACCCGGGAGTCCCGCTAACGGTGGGCGCCGGGGTGACGGTGGGACACAAGGTGACGCTGCACGGCTGTCAGATCGGAGAGTATTCACTGATCGGGATGAATTCGGTGGTGCTGAACGGCGCCAGGATTGGCCGCTGCTGCATCATAGGGGCGAATGCGCTGGTGACGGAGAATGCGGATATTCCGGATTTTTCGCTGGTGCTGGGTAGCCCGGGCAAGGTAGTGAAAACGTTGGATGAATCGATGTTTGAGCTGCTGAAGGCGAGCAGCGAGATCTATGTGGCGAACGGTGCGCGGTTTGCGGATGAGCTGGTGCCGGTTGATGCGGTAAACGGTAACGAGAGCAATGACTGA
- a CDS encoding DUF1289 domain-containing protein → MTESDWSRLKDKEPEPEFEFPVKSPCVSVCALNREDICEGCFRSGTEISQWGRMSNSEKKQVLGKCHERAVQMRRVWWSD, encoded by the coding sequence ATGACTGAGAGCGATTGGAGTCGGCTGAAAGATAAAGAGCCGGAGCCGGAATTTGAGTTTCCGGTGAAGTCGCCCTGTGTGTCGGTTTGCGCGTTGAATCGCGAGGATATCTGTGAGGGGTGTTTTCGCTCCGGAACTGAGATCAGTCAGTGGGGGCGGATGTCTAACTCTGAGAAAAAGCAGGTATTGGGTAAATGCCATGAGCGGGCTGTGCAGATGCGCCGGGTTTGGTGGTCTGACTGA
- the dnaE gene encoding DNA polymerase III subunit alpha produces the protein MTQPFVHLRIHSEYSLIDGLVRIKPLIGRLAELEMPAAAITDQTNFYAQVKFYKACLGAGIKPITGADFWLKEGGEEQPTLLTLYALNTTGYRNITELISRAWMEGQYHGHAYIQREWVKEYAEGVLMLSGAKYGDVGRALVAGRNAQAEALASEWARIFPGRYYLELQRTGRPGEEEYLHAAVKLAGHLNLPVVATNDVRFLEDSEFEAHEVRVCIREGRTLDDPRRERRYSREQYLRSPEEMCELFKDLPEALENTVEIARRCSAPIQLGKYFLPQFPIPEGMTENEFFEKVSFDGLYERLETILDKSAPDYEARKKVYEDRLRFELDIVIQMGFPGYFLIVMDFIQWAKDHNIPVGPGRGSGAGSLIAYSQKITDLDPLQYDLLFERFLNPERVSMPDFDVDFCMEKRDRVINYVAENYGRNAVSQIITFGTMAAKAVVRDVARVQGKSYGLADKLSKMIPADVGMTLQKAFEQEEVLREFLENDEEAQEIWEMALQLEGVARNVGKHAGGVVIAPTKLTDFAPLYCDETGAGLVTQFDKNDVEDAGLVKFDFLGLRTLTIIDWAKAMVDEQRAHEGLEPLVIETLPLDDDKTFKLIKRAETTAVFQLESRGMKDLIKRLQPDNLEDMIALVALFRPGPLQSGMVDDFINRKHGRAQVAYPDAKYQHEKLKPILEPTYGVIVYQEQVMQIAQELAGYTLGGADMLRRAMGKKKPEEMAKQRSTFEEGAKSEGVDPELAMKIFDLVEKFAGYGFNKSHSAAYALVSYQTAWLKAHYPAQFMAATMSSDMDKTDKVVTFIEECRAMKLDLVPPDVNLGNYQFSVPVSEGGNNRIIYGLGAIKGLGEGPIDNIISERKKNGPFKDLFDFCSRIDPRKVNKRALEALVRSGALDSIGPDTTGADGLDYSRAVLFEALDEAVKSAEQQSKNDSAGMMDLFGEVVRSASDGDVYQDFRNARPWSIRERLEGEKNTLGLYLTGHPIDEYEEELKHLVQARIADLKPGRENQKVAGLVVGMRVMKTKRGDSMAIVTLDDRSARIEAAVFSEAFGQHREKLVKDSLLVLEGSISHDDYSGGLKMSVNSVSTLDDLRSGSVIGVTLKIDSAQALPKMGQRLSACLRPYIGGSCPILVEVERSDARGTFRLADEWKVEPNDQLIQSLREVVGRERVQLNYTQRH, from the coding sequence ATGACCCAACCCTTCGTACATTTAAGAATCCACTCCGAATATTCCCTGATCGACGGCCTGGTGCGTATCAAGCCGTTGATTGGTCGTCTGGCCGAGCTGGAAATGCCCGCGGCGGCGATCACGGATCAGACCAACTTCTACGCACAGGTGAAGTTTTACAAGGCCTGTCTCGGTGCCGGGATCAAGCCCATCACCGGTGCGGATTTCTGGTTGAAAGAGGGTGGTGAGGAGCAGCCGACGCTGTTGACGCTGTACGCGCTGAACACCACCGGTTACCGCAATATCACCGAGCTGATTTCCCGCGCCTGGATGGAAGGACAGTACCACGGGCACGCTTATATCCAGCGTGAGTGGGTGAAGGAGTACGCAGAAGGGGTGCTGATGCTCTCCGGTGCCAAGTACGGCGATGTGGGCCGCGCACTGGTTGCCGGGCGCAATGCGCAGGCAGAGGCGCTGGCGAGTGAGTGGGCGAGGATTTTTCCGGGACGTTATTACCTGGAGCTGCAGCGCACCGGCAGGCCGGGTGAGGAAGAGTATCTGCATGCAGCGGTGAAGCTCGCGGGGCACTTGAACCTGCCGGTGGTGGCGACCAACGACGTACGCTTTCTGGAAGACAGCGAGTTCGAAGCCCACGAGGTGCGGGTGTGTATTCGCGAGGGGCGTACCCTCGATGACCCGCGCCGTGAACGGCGTTATTCCCGGGAGCAGTATCTGCGCTCTCCGGAAGAAATGTGCGAGCTGTTCAAGGATCTGCCGGAAGCGCTGGAAAACACCGTGGAAATCGCGCGCCGCTGTTCCGCGCCGATCCAGCTCGGCAAGTACTTCCTGCCGCAGTTCCCGATTCCGGAAGGCATGACCGAAAACGAATTTTTCGAAAAGGTCTCCTTCGACGGGCTCTACGAACGCCTCGAAACCATTCTGGACAAGTCCGCGCCGGACTACGAAGCGCGCAAGAAAGTCTACGAAGACCGTCTGCGCTTCGAGCTGGATATCGTTATCCAGATGGGTTTCCCCGGCTACTTCCTGATCGTGATGGACTTTATCCAGTGGGCCAAGGATCACAATATTCCGGTCGGCCCGGGGCGGGGTTCCGGTGCCGGCTCGCTGATTGCCTACTCGCAGAAAATTACCGATCTCGATCCGCTGCAGTACGACCTGCTGTTCGAACGTTTCCTGAACCCGGAACGGGTATCCATGCCCGACTTCGACGTGGACTTCTGCATGGAGAAGCGCGACCGGGTGATCAACTATGTGGCCGAGAACTACGGCCGCAACGCGGTGAGCCAGATCATCACCTTCGGCACCATGGCGGCGAAGGCGGTGGTGCGCGATGTGGCGCGGGTACAGGGCAAGTCCTACGGCCTTGCCGACAAACTCTCGAAAATGATTCCCGCCGATGTGGGCATGACCCTGCAGAAGGCGTTCGAACAGGAAGAAGTACTGCGCGAGTTTCTGGAGAACGACGAAGAAGCCCAGGAAATCTGGGAGATGGCGCTGCAGCTCGAAGGGGTGGCGCGTAACGTCGGCAAACACGCCGGTGGTGTGGTGATCGCCCCCACCAAACTCACGGATTTTGCGCCGCTCTATTGTGACGAGACCGGCGCCGGCCTGGTAACCCAGTTCGACAAGAACGACGTGGAAGACGCGGGCCTGGTGAAGTTCGACTTCCTGGGGCTGCGCACGCTCACCATCATTGACTGGGCCAAGGCCATGGTGGATGAACAGCGCGCGCACGAAGGGTTGGAGCCGCTCGTGATCGAGACGCTGCCGCTGGACGACGACAAGACGTTCAAGCTGATCAAGCGCGCCGAGACTACCGCGGTATTCCAGCTGGAATCCCGCGGTATGAAGGATCTGATCAAGCGCCTGCAGCCGGACAACCTCGAAGACATGATTGCCCTGGTGGCGCTGTTCCGCCCGGGTCCGCTGCAGTCGGGGATGGTGGACGACTTCATCAACCGGAAGCACGGCCGCGCGCAGGTGGCCTATCCGGATGCGAAGTACCAGCACGAGAAACTGAAACCGATTCTCGAACCCACTTACGGCGTTATCGTTTACCAGGAACAGGTAATGCAGATCGCCCAGGAGCTCGCGGGCTACACCCTCGGCGGTGCGGACATGCTGCGCCGGGCCATGGGTAAGAAAAAGCCCGAGGAGATGGCGAAGCAGCGCAGTACCTTCGAGGAGGGTGCGAAGTCAGAGGGTGTCGATCCCGAACTGGCGATGAAGATCTTCGACCTGGTGGAGAAATTCGCCGGTTACGGCTTCAACAAATCCCACTCCGCCGCCTACGCACTGGTGTCTTACCAGACGGCGTGGCTGAAGGCGCACTACCCGGCGCAGTTTATGGCGGCCACCATGTCCTCGGACATGGACAAGACCGACAAGGTGGTGACGTTCATCGAAGAATGCCGGGCGATGAAGCTCGACCTGGTGCCGCCGGATGTAAACCTCGGCAACTATCAGTTCTCTGTTCCTGTCTCCGAAGGTGGCAACAACCGCATCATTTACGGTCTCGGTGCCATCAAGGGGCTGGGTGAAGGACCGATCGATAACATCATCAGCGAGCGGAAGAAAAACGGGCCCTTCAAGGATTTGTTCGACTTCTGTTCGCGTATCGACCCGCGCAAGGTGAACAAGCGGGCGCTGGAAGCCCTGGTGCGCTCCGGCGCGCTGGACAGTATTGGTCCGGATACCACCGGTGCCGATGGTCTCGATTATTCCCGCGCAGTTTTGTTCGAGGCACTGGATGAAGCGGTGAAATCCGCGGAACAGCAGAGCAAAAACGACAGCGCGGGCATGATGGACCTGTTCGGCGAGGTAGTGCGCAGCGCATCCGACGGCGATGTGTACCAGGATTTCCGCAACGCACGCCCCTGGAGTATTCGCGAGCGTTTGGAAGGGGAGAAGAACACGCTCGGCTTGTACCTAACCGGCCATCCCATCGATGAATACGAGGAGGAGCTCAAGCATCTGGTTCAGGCGCGTATCGCGGACCTGAAACCGGGGCGCGAGAACCAGAAGGTGGCCGGCCTTGTGGTGGGCATGCGGGTGATGAAGACCAAGCGGGGCGATTCCATGGCGATTGTCACCCTGGACGACCGCAGCGCGCGGATTGAGGCGGCGGTGTTCAGTGAGGCGTTCGGACAACACCGGGAAAAGCTGGTGAAGGATTCGCTGCTGGTGCTGGAGGGTTCCATCTCCCACGATGATTACAGCGGCGGTCTGAAGATGAGCGTGAACAGTGTGTCCACGCTTGACGACCTGCGCAGCGGCAGCGTCATCGGTGTGACGCTCAAGATCGACAGCGCTCAGGCGCTGCCGAAAATGGGGCAGCGCCTGAGCGCCTGTCTGCGGCCCTATATCGGGGGCAGCTGTCCGATTCTGGTGGAAGTGGAGCGCAGCGACGCGCGCGGCACCTTCCGCCTCGCGGATGAGTGGAAAGTCGAGCCAAACGATCAGCTGATCCAGTCCCTGCGGGAGGTGGTTGGTCGCGAGAGAGTGCAGCTCAACTACACTCAACGGCATTGA
- a CDS encoding acetyl-CoA carboxylase carboxyltransferase subunit alpha: MKFSFLEFEQPIAELESKIKELQHVGDDNELNIAEEITRLREKSEKLTESIYSSLSPWQVVQVARHPQRPYAKDYIERIFTDWDELHGDRHFGDDKAIISGIARLEGRPVAVIGEEKGRTVNEKVKRNFGMPKPEGYRKALRVMEMAERFKLPVLTLIDTPGAYPGIDSEERGISEAIAKNLAVMSRLRTPIICTVIGEGSSGGALAIGVGDQLNMLQYSTYFVISPEGCANIIWKTVEKAPLAAEAMGVTSGVLEELGIVDETIAEPLGGAHRDPDLMAERLRDRLSVQLDKLTAIPIDELLEKRYQRLMSYGNVAV, from the coding sequence ATGAAGTTCAGTTTTCTCGAGTTTGAACAGCCGATTGCGGAACTGGAAAGCAAGATCAAGGAACTTCAGCATGTGGGCGACGACAACGAGCTCAACATCGCTGAAGAGATCACCCGCCTGCGGGAGAAGAGCGAGAAGCTCACCGAATCCATCTATTCCAGCCTGTCGCCATGGCAGGTTGTGCAGGTAGCGCGGCACCCGCAGCGCCCTTATGCCAAAGACTATATCGAGCGCATTTTCACCGACTGGGATGAGCTGCATGGCGATCGTCACTTCGGCGATGACAAGGCAATCATTTCCGGTATCGCGCGCCTTGAGGGCCGCCCGGTGGCGGTGATTGGTGAGGAGAAGGGGCGTACCGTCAACGAGAAGGTAAAGCGCAACTTTGGTATGCCGAAGCCGGAGGGTTACCGCAAGGCACTGCGTGTGATGGAGATGGCCGAGCGCTTCAAGCTGCCGGTGCTGACGCTGATCGACACTCCCGGGGCCTATCCGGGTATCGACAGCGAGGAGCGTGGTATTTCGGAGGCGATTGCGAAAAACCTGGCGGTAATGTCGCGTCTGCGTACGCCGATCATCTGTACGGTAATCGGTGAGGGCTCTTCCGGTGGTGCGCTGGCGATTGGTGTGGGCGACCAGCTGAACATGCTGCAGTACTCCACTTACTTTGTGATTTCTCCGGAAGGTTGCGCGAACATTATCTGGAAGACCGTGGAGAAGGCGCCGCTGGCGGCGGAGGCCATGGGGGTAACGTCCGGGGTGCTGGAGGAGTTGGGGATTGTGGATGAGACCATCGCCGAGCCTCTCGGCGGTGCGCATCGCGATCCGGACCTGATGGCGGAGCGTCTGCGTGATCGCCTGTCTGTTCAATTGGATAAGTTGACGGCGATTCCGATTGACGAGCTTCTTGAGAAACGTTACCAGCGGTTGATGAGCTACGGTAACGTCGCTGTCTGA
- a CDS encoding di-heme oxidoredictase family protein — MSASSEIQPASFAVDGNQNTRWESAHQVDPGTLVVDLEDTYQLESVTIHWEAANASDYLIEGSTNGVNWTQIMSHSGGAFGNRTDVLPLSGNYRYVRLNALQRPAENIWGYSIWEMDVQGSVIIDEPPTSGDNVALQGNASASSGDGSLATDGNSGTRWESDHGVDPSWLAVDLGSDYELSRVVIDWEAANAGRYELQGSVDGVNWNTLQTFTGGQFGTRSDSLNISGNYRHVRMYGTERSAGNAWGYSIWEFRIFADGTDVEPPPDVDIPADLPPPDFSNLSYGTLFDTVYTPESSQEWYVESDGTVVTIASGRARSRHESEDIFYTFPTHYFEHRTFEIEIHDHTPAGENLLEIFYHPEYANYVPPGCRSSYSNEWRADFNNNAGMDEKLQQAAMDGTGERWVCRIQRDAHNGDDGVMRVGEWMEFELQQFLGRFESDPNVRGQAVYYTDTYRIKLGQPGLFIVSDEVLDAQLRSGGRASAPYVRAGDAVPAAEVISVNADNTVTYKAAANGKWTQKDNPIGEVVTYPILDGIDVYDNYVVGSGVADWTTFMREGLNTQWATHNTFMQGRRVFHTRFDTGVHEEAGNPDFPELANTASGLLVKNSCFGCHINNGRGLAPENNQPLDTLVTKVGSGYFDELGQPEAHRYYGRVLQGTSLNAAIPAEATVVVSYTEENGTFNDGTSFSLQAPHYTVNRHDTAGGSTPFISPRMPQNITGLGLLEAVPESVLLAWHDPDDSNGDGISGRANIVDSASAGERQIGRFGWKATSSSLRDFAAEALSTDIGVTTSVLPNPACGDQQLACRQNSGQGTELSDQRLDELVVYLQALGAPSRRPDEVSLPAVIAGEQHFHNLGCASCHRPSMETGHRHDLAELRGNTIRPYTDLLLHDMGDELADNLTASPALNREWRTAPLWGLGMLEAVSGHSSLLHDGRARSIEEAILWHGGEAAASQTGYRALDAAQRAELIAFLRSL, encoded by the coding sequence GTGTCGGCGAGTAGTGAGATACAGCCCGCGTCGTTTGCAGTTGATGGCAACCAGAATACGCGCTGGGAAAGTGCGCATCAGGTAGACCCCGGCACTCTGGTCGTGGATCTGGAAGATACCTACCAATTGGAGAGCGTCACTATTCACTGGGAGGCTGCAAATGCTTCAGACTACCTGATCGAAGGCAGTACAAACGGTGTGAACTGGACACAGATCATGAGCCATAGTGGTGGTGCCTTCGGTAACCGAACGGATGTACTTCCCCTGTCCGGCAATTACCGCTATGTGCGTCTGAATGCTTTACAACGGCCTGCGGAAAACATCTGGGGTTATTCGATCTGGGAAATGGATGTGCAGGGTTCGGTGATTATTGATGAGCCGCCGACGTCGGGTGACAACGTGGCTTTACAGGGGAACGCCAGCGCCAGTTCTGGTGATGGATCGCTGGCGACCGATGGTAACAGCGGTACACGCTGGGAGAGCGATCACGGTGTCGATCCCTCGTGGCTGGCGGTGGACCTGGGTTCAGACTATGAGCTTTCCCGTGTGGTTATTGATTGGGAGGCGGCTAACGCGGGGCGTTACGAACTGCAGGGGTCGGTGGATGGCGTCAACTGGAATACGCTGCAGACCTTTACCGGTGGCCAGTTTGGTACACGTAGCGATTCATTGAATATCAGTGGCAATTACCGGCATGTGCGGATGTATGGCACCGAGCGCAGTGCGGGTAATGCCTGGGGTTATTCGATTTGGGAGTTCCGGATTTTTGCCGACGGCACGGATGTCGAGCCGCCACCGGATGTCGATATACCCGCGGATCTTCCACCCCCGGATTTTTCAAACCTCAGCTACGGCACTCTGTTCGATACGGTCTACACGCCGGAAAGTTCGCAGGAATGGTACGTGGAATCCGATGGCACCGTTGTGACTATCGCTTCCGGGCGCGCCCGCTCGCGGCATGAGTCGGAAGATATTTTCTATACCTTCCCCACCCATTACTTTGAACACCGCACGTTCGAAATTGAGATCCACGACCACACGCCAGCCGGAGAAAATCTGCTGGAGATTTTCTATCACCCGGAGTACGCAAACTATGTTCCACCGGGCTGTCGTTCGTCTTACAGCAACGAGTGGCGTGCGGATTTCAATAACAATGCGGGGATGGATGAAAAACTCCAGCAAGCGGCGATGGACGGCACCGGCGAGCGCTGGGTTTGCCGCATCCAGCGGGATGCTCACAACGGCGATGACGGCGTGATGCGCGTGGGTGAGTGGATGGAGTTTGAACTGCAGCAGTTCCTGGGGCGCTTTGAGAGCGACCCGAACGTCCGCGGGCAAGCGGTGTATTACACCGATACCTACCGAATAAAGCTCGGTCAGCCGGGCTTGTTTATCGTGAGCGACGAAGTACTGGACGCGCAGCTGCGCAGTGGTGGTCGTGCATCGGCACCCTATGTTCGTGCCGGCGATGCGGTGCCCGCCGCGGAAGTGATCTCAGTCAACGCCGACAATACCGTAACCTACAAAGCGGCGGCTAACGGCAAGTGGACTCAGAAAGACAACCCCATTGGCGAGGTGGTGACGTACCCCATTCTCGATGGCATCGATGTTTACGACAACTATGTGGTGGGCAGTGGCGTTGCCGATTGGACAACCTTCATGCGCGAAGGGCTGAATACACAGTGGGCAACCCACAACACGTTTATGCAGGGGCGTCGGGTATTCCATACGCGTTTTGATACAGGCGTTCACGAGGAGGCAGGTAACCCGGATTTTCCTGAGCTGGCCAACACCGCCAGTGGTCTGTTGGTGAAAAATTCCTGTTTCGGCTGCCATATCAATAATGGACGCGGCCTGGCGCCCGAGAACAACCAGCCGCTGGATACGCTGGTGACCAAAGTGGGCAGTGGCTATTTCGATGAGCTGGGACAGCCGGAGGCGCACCGGTACTACGGCCGTGTGTTGCAGGGTACGTCTCTGAACGCTGCGATTCCCGCCGAGGCGACGGTGGTGGTGAGTTACACCGAAGAAAATGGCACGTTCAATGATGGCACGTCCTTCTCGCTGCAAGCGCCGCACTACACCGTCAACCGGCATGACACTGCCGGCGGTAGCACGCCATTTATTTCACCGCGTATGCCGCAGAATATTACCGGCCTCGGCCTGCTGGAGGCGGTGCCGGAGAGTGTCCTCCTGGCGTGGCACGACCCGGATGACAGCAATGGCGATGGAATATCGGGGCGCGCGAACATTGTGGATTCTGCATCCGCGGGGGAGCGGCAAATCGGTCGTTTTGGCTGGAAAGCCACGTCTTCCAGCCTGCGGGACTTCGCCGCCGAGGCACTCAGCACCGACATTGGTGTTACCACATCGGTGCTGCCGAACCCCGCCTGCGGCGACCAGCAACTCGCCTGCCGGCAAAACTCTGGGCAGGGCACCGAACTGAGTGACCAGCGCCTGGACGAACTGGTGGTGTACCTGCAGGCGCTGGGCGCACCCTCACGCCGCCCGGATGAGGTCAGCCTGCCCGCGGTGATTGCCGGTGAGCAGCACTTCCACAACCTGGGCTGCGCATCCTGCCATCGGCCATCCATGGAAACCGGGCACCGTCACGATCTCGCCGAACTGCGCGGCAACACCATTCGCCCTTATACGGATTTGCTGCTGCACGACATGGGCGACGAGCTGGCGGACAACCTGACGGCATCCCCGGCGCTGAACCGGGAGTGGCGCACGGCTCCGCTCTGGGGGCTGGGTATGCTGGAAGCGGTCAGTGGCCACAGCAGTCTGCTACACGATGGCCGCGCGCGCTCCATCGAGGAGGCGATCCTGTGGCACGGCGGAGAAGCGGCAGCCAGCCAGACCGGGTATCGCGCCTTGGATGCCGCACAGCGCGCCGAGCTGATCGCCTTTTTACGCTCTCTGTAA